A region of Toxorhynchites rutilus septentrionalis strain SRP chromosome 1, ASM2978413v1, whole genome shotgun sequence DNA encodes the following proteins:
- the LOC129763229 gene encoding uncharacterized protein LOC129763229 has protein sequence MAEGGKDPPSTPLNISDTDPPPEEQEDEAEVEEETSVYEVGSSEDEDIDEKQDFRPKEYHEGSKGPFIVYFRRKSKPLNVIRISKELTQKFSAVNEITRMGPDKLRVVVSSRTQANEITRCDLFAIEYRVYVPCCNVEIDGVITEKGLTRKEIIDGVGRFKNSSLKTVKILACDRLKSVSQNDKNDKRVLNRTNSFRVTFEGSALPNYVAIGALRLPVRLFVPRVMKCNKCMQLGHTAAYCCNKKRCADCGESHDENPCAKEHKCLHCGGTPHDLIQCPVYKQRGEKIKRSLKERSKRTYAEMLKNSVPTNQDNPYSILQNDEPVADAPNAGSSGTSQGAVRKRKITSFPSLPRKTTETSQVGMKTRIERAENRPKQVPPGLSGSSTHQGSSALPGAAPTPSVPFSRSRQQPQSGLLALSDLVDNILNALNINDPLKSIVLCLLPIVRTFLKEKCGFLAAFISLDA, from the coding sequence atggctgagggcgggaaggatcccccatcgacgccattgaatatttccgataccgatcctcctcctgaagagcaggaagatgaagcagaagttgaggaagaaacttctgtatatgaagttggaagttccgaagatgaggacattgacgaaaaacaggattttcgtccaaaagaataccatgaaggctccaaaggcccattcattgtatactttagacgaaaatctaaacctctcaatgtcattcgtatctcgaaggaacttactcagaagttttctgcagttaacgagattacacggatggggccagacaaactacgagttgtcgtctcaagcaggacccaagcgaacgaaatcacgcgctgcgacctctttgcgattgagtatcgcgtatacgtgccttGTTGCAatgtcgaaatagacggcgtaataaccgaaaagggtttgactcgaaaagagattatcgatggtgtcggtcgcttcaagaactcttcactaaaaactgtgaagattcttgcatgcgatcgactgaaatctgtgtcacaaaatgacaaaaatgacaaaagggttctcaatcggacaaactcttttcgtgttacttttgagggttccgcccttccaaactacgttgcaataggtgcacttcgtttacctgttcggttgtttgtaccccgggtaatgaaatgcaacaaatgtatgcaactcggtcacacggccgcctattgttgcaataaaaaacgttgcgcagattgtggagagagccatgatgagaatccttgcgcgaaagagcacaagtgtcttcattgcggcgggactcctcatgatcttatccaatgcccggtgtacaaacaacgaggggagaaaatcaagcgttccttaaaggaacgttccaagcggacttatgcagaaatgcttaagaattccgtaccaacgaatcaggacaatccctactccattctgcagaacgacgagcctgttgctgacgctcccaatgcaggaagttccggtacatcgcagggtgccgtcaggaaaagaaaaattacttcttttccatcactccccagaaagacgaccgaaacttcccaagttggaatgaaaactcgaattgaacgtgctgagaatagaccgaagcaagtacctcctggtttaagcggttcttctacgcaccaggggtcctcagcacttcccggagcagcacccaccccgtctgttccattttcgcggtcgaggcaacagccacaatctggtttgcttgcgctttctgacctggtggacaacattttaaatgctttaaatataaatgaccctcttaaaagcatagtattatgtttgcttccgattgtgagaacatttttgaaagaaaaatgtggttttttagcagcgttcatttccctcgatgcctaa